One Saccharomycodes ludwigii strain NBRC 1722 chromosome VI, whole genome shotgun sequence DNA segment encodes these proteins:
- the GPI16 gene encoding GPI-anchor transamidase subunit GPI16 (similar to Saccharomyces cerevisiae YHR188C | GPI16 | GlycosylPhosphatidylInositol anchor biosynthesis) yields MVFPATKLITLVALCVIVFIDICLASPSSLVAIESQNEIKYPFEEKLTLEPLPNNFLFASFQFLLASNDFLINKKNIDPSKFTHYTVFPKSISPILEQTDTKKLSLRFTHGLWDSKSWGKLPHNGYNSGGSGVEIWGLIEARNNTDAMSKWNQLTNQLSGLFCASIDFIDSSKTTFPSNSDVFLNNLESIPMTDPLENSLFLMRGSLANEPICTENLTPFIKLLPNREKSGIASLLDGHKVFDSFWNSMSLEVDTICSDDGICHYVLEILVETVLNVPQLLSRNKNPIPKPSTSDELRCDRSKNTDEVQCFPLPEKSNYDYHLSDLFGKKVNGNNLLSETYSKVCMVSASAENWKIFIKIGDDYFSTSDNCYNLNVDSPIDFFIETEDSSDVSVREHAPVHVSRSLTGYSQDRGGLRISFWNPSVDKNIDVVYFESLPWFMQPYLSSLSLESDANTINDELGEIIKDTYFLPAIDRKRPSHIEFQLNVPANTTITMSYQFDKPLLKYAEYPPDANHGFEIESAFIAVKGWSSDSHKKGREEIYFLRTPTLLLSLSTPDFSMPYNVIILTSTVMAMIFGMIFNMMTKRFITVQKADEIASKSKIRQLVGKLKNLKRVAS; encoded by the coding sequence ATGGTCTTCCCAGCAACCAAATTAATAACGCTTGTAGCACTTTGTGTTATCGTTTTCATAGATATTTGTCTAGCGTCACCTTCATCGTTAGTTGCTATAGAGTCacaaaatgaaataaaatatccgTTTGAGGAAAAACTTACATTAGAACCATTAcccaataattttttatttgcttCATTCCAGTTTTTATTAGCTTCAAATGATTtcttaataaataaaaaaaacatagaTCCTAGTAAATTCACACATTACACAGTTTTCCCCAAGTCTATCTCGCCCATCCTAGAACAGACAGATACCAAAAAATTGTCTTTAAGATTTACCCATGGGTTGTGGGACTCTAAGAGCTGGGGTAAGCTACCACATAATGGCTACAATTCTGGCGGCTCGGGTGTTGAGATATGGGGACTAATAGAAGCTAGAAACAATACAGATGCTATGAGTAAATGGAACCAATTAACTAATCAATTGAGCGGATTATTTTGTGCATCTATAGATTTTATTGATTCATCAAAAACCACTTTCCCATCTAATTCTGATGTTTTCttaaataatttggaaAGCATCCCAATGACTGATCCTTTGGAAAATTCCTTATTTTTGATGAGAGGTTCTTTAGCCAATGAACCAATTTGTACGGAAAATTTAACACCCTTCATTAAATTGTTGCCAAATAGGGAAAAATCCGGCATTGCTTCCCTACTAGATGGACATAAGGTATTCGATTCATTTTGGAATTCGATGTCTTTAGAAGTTGACACTATTTGTTCTGATGATGGTATTTGTCACTATGTTTTGGAAATATTGGTTGAAACAGTGCTTAACGTCCCTCAGTTGCTAAGTAGAAACAAGAATCCTATTCCTAAACCGAGTACCAGTGACGAACTAAGATGCGATCGTTCAAAAAACACCGATGAAGTGCAATGTTTTCCATTGCCCGAAAAAAGTAATTATGATTATCATCTTTCTGATTTATTTGGTAAAAAGGTGAATGGCAATAATTTGCTATCTGAAACGTATTCAAAGGTCTGCATGGTTAGTGCTAGTGCCGagaattggaaaatttttattaaaattggaGATGATTACTTCAGCACAAGTGATAAttgttataatttaaaCGTGGATTCGCCAATTGACTTTTTCATAGAAACAGAAGATAGCTCGGATGTTAGTGTCAGAGAACATGCACCGGTTCATGTGTCAAGATCTTTAACAGGGTACAGTCAAGATAGGGGAGGACTACGTATTTCCTTCTGGAATCCATCTGTTGATAAAAACATCGACGTTGTCTATTTTGAAAGTTTACCATGGTTTATGCAGCCTTACTTGTCCTCGTTAAGCTTGGAGTCAGATGCCAATACGATTAATGATGAGCTAGGCGAAATAATTAAAGATACCTATTTCTTACCCGCAATTGATAGAAAAAGACCCTCTCATATCGAGTTTCAACTAAATGTTCCAGCAAACACCACAATCACAATGAGCTATCAATTTGATAAACCCTTGTTAAAATATGCAGAATATCCACCAGATGCTAACCATGGGTTTGAAATCGAGTCGGCATTTATTGCGGTCAAAGGTTGGAGTAGCGATAGCCACAAAAAAGGCAGGGAGGAAATATATTTCCTAAGAACCCCCactttgttattatccTTAAGTACACCAGATTTTAGTATGCCATATAATGTGATTATTTTAACTTCGACTGTTATGGCCATGATTTTTGGAATGATATTTAATATGATGACCAAAAGATTCATCACTGTACAAAAAGCAGACGAAATAGCATCCAAATCTAAGATTCGTCAATTGGTTGGCAAGTtgaaaaacttaaaaaGGGTGGCGAGTTGA
- the IKI1 gene encoding Elongator subunit IKI1 (similar to Saccharomyces cerevisiae YHR187W | IKI1 | Insensitive to KIller toxin) — protein MASTTHNPTVLLKRLFSLKDTSPLYLIIDSMAQTAQTSVLHEIAFHTKNNTHNAKNNVKIIYISFETSNTPSYCDEFIDASRFTSTKELLHVLNSVLENGKKETTDIYRILLIVDSINYINNTEITEFIQAIFSPHTTLCVVYHKDIDENENHTNNPLYHQKHMQSYYPNTLKLLKYIATNIFETFPNLDTNKYVADEEELEACLNDKFIVPRGLNNYQSYNLTLTNKRKSGRSLIFEFVIDSKTHSYINYSDYVRDRKQDRATISDTSMNNQDMFNGLTTFNLNISDKQKRAKEQVELPYLEAQNFNSGGAIVYEFEKDDDYDEEDPYEDPF, from the coding sequence ATGGCCAGTACAACCCATAATCCCACTGTGTTATTGAAACgcttattttctttaaaggATACCTCTCCTCTATACCTTATTATAGATTCAATGGCACAAACTGCCCAAACTAGTGTATTACACGAGATTGCCTTTCacactaaaaataatacacatAATGCCAAAAATAACGTGAAAATAATCTATATATCGTTCGAAACTTCTAACACTCCATCATATTGCGATGAATTTATAGATGCATCACGTTTTACTTCCACTAAAGAATTATTACATGTTTTAAACTCTGTATtggaaaatggaaaaaaggaaacaacGGATATTTACAGGATTTTATTGATAGTCGATTCAATTAATTACATAAATAATACTGAAATCACAGAATTTATCCAAGCTATTTTCAGTCCACATACTACACTATGTGTGGTTTATCATAAGGATATAGACGAGAACGAAAATCATACTAATAATCCCCTCTATCATCAAAAGCATATGCAAAGTTACTACCCAAACACactaaaattattgaaatatatagctactaatatttttgaaaccTTTCCAAATTTGGATACAAATAAGTATGTTGCggatgaagaagaattgGAAGCCTGTTTGAATGATAAGTTTATTGTTCCAAGAGGATTAAATAACTATCAGTCATATAACTTGACCTTGACAAATAAAAGGAAGTCCGGAAGATCTTTGATATTTGAGTTTGTAATCGATTCCAAAACTCATTCATATATCAACTATAGTGATTACGTAAGGGATAGAAAGCAAGATCGTGCAACAATTTCAGATACATCAATGAATAATCAAGATATGTTTAACGGATTGACAACTTttaatttgaatatttCGGATAAGCAGAAACGTGCTAAAGAGCAGGTTGAATTACCATATTTAGAAGCACAGAATTTTAACTCAGGTGGTGCAATTGTAtatgaatttgaaaaagacGATGATTACGATGAAGAGGACCCCTATGAAGATCCATTTTAG
- the APL6 gene encoding AP-3 complex subunit beta (similar to Saccharomyces cerevisiae YGR261C | APL6 | clathrin Adaptor Protein complex Large chain), with amino-acid sequence MTDSISRITSALESARDLTLEAAAAASSRLGSKGMYKPIKPSDLRDLLNSKNERDVKKALKALMFSISTQREDQVGSLFPDVLKNINCHDLKTRRMVYIYLLRFSEIDSNTALLSINSIQQSLTDKNPEGRALALEVLSSMKIPSIYPLVLYSVKEMIKDTSYKVRSVVVTSFARLYEKKFLSSADLVGPLKDLLSDSDYRVVGPAFNLLSDFIEEDAKYIELLHGYFRRYCRDLCNFDSFFIPRVIEVLLGYCKQFLKPECDDLQLFLNSLTGNILYSFNEYVLLAAAKAFYQLSSNEAFAQSPLSSALVKSFSMANKQIKSIVAENILFYEVKCPECFSKHLTKFFLLPTVDSQKIMALKIQIMAHLVDANNIDFIVDEFQDYALCTALPSSIRSLSIRCLTVCEDISDKHRNRIMGWLLRIFKSHNYTGDTEITNSLITLLRCIISKNPASHTKTLWMLAKVLIDSSTMSQVLDDSKAGIIWILGEFLFVKYEIGAEVLRHLLPIFAGQSVTVKLQILNFSSKLLCYDIDRQKLLSPDIDYDFEQSVFSKMFEALVDLAKFDDDYDIRDRTRTYYSLFHKFDYQIATLLLQAPKQQPKILEDISLISLETKSFQKSECWAYEDINENNNGSFLRDKEEPIKDYSRSRRGISSNDYFVSKSKEFERNPERGANTNTNTRIKNQNGNYNSSRSKVSYKLKSLDEFFADIPTTKPKSKRRIIIQEESSSSEEKEDEEDEDDNNKDIDYDDDDDDDEEEEEEEEEEESESDNENEDYNNEHNSGEVTDTDYAVRNANKDGNIAQTYSEINN; translated from the coding sequence ATGACAGATTCTATCTCTAGAATTACCTCTGCTTTGGAATCAGCAAGAGATTTAACTCTAGAAGCTGCAGCTGCTGCCTCTTCAAGACTTGGATCAAAGGGTATGTACAAACCAATAAAACCAAGTGACTTAAGAGATTTGCTAAActcaaaaaatgaaagagaTGTCAAAAAAGCCTTGAAAGCTTTAATGTTTTCTATATCCACTCAACGAGAAGACCAGGTGGGAAGCTTATTTCCCgatgtattaaaaaatattaactgTCATGATTTGAAAACAAGAAGAATGGTTTACATATACTTGTTAAGATTCTCAGAAATTGACTCAAATACAGCTTTACTATCAATTAATTCAATCCAGCAAAGCTTGACTGATAAAAATCCGGAAGGTAGAGCTCTTGCTTTAGAAGTTTTGTCTTCAATGAAAATCCCCTCTATATATCCATTGGTTTTATACTCTGTCAAAGAAATGATTAAAGATACCTCTTATAAAGTAAGATCTGTGGTTGTTACATCTTTTGCTAGATTgtatgaaaaaaagtttctttCAAGTGCTGATTTAGTTGGACCTCTAAAAGATTTGTTGTCTGATTCGGACTATCGTGTTGTTGGACCAGcttttaatcttttgtCAGACTTCATTGAAGAAGATGCAAAATACATTGAATTATTACATGGTTACTTCCGTAGGTATTGTAGAGATTTGTGCAACTTTGACTCATTTTTCATTCCAAGGGTGATTGAAGTATTGTTAGGCTATTgtaaacaatttttaaaacctGAATGTGATGACTtgcaattatttttaaattcattgACAGGTAATATATTATACTCTTTTAATGAATATGTGTTATTGGCGGCTGCTAAAGCATTTTACCAACTTTCTTCAAATGAAGCTTTTGCACAAAGCCCGCTTTCCTCTGCATTGGTTAAATCCTTTTCCATGGCtaacaaacaaattaaaagcaTTGTGGCCGAAAACATATTGTTTTATGAAGTAAAATGTCCTGAATGTTTTTCCAAGCACTTgacaaaattttttttattgccaACTGTTGAttcacaaaaaataatggcGTTGAAGATACAAATCATGGCACATTTAGTGGACGCAAACaatattgattttataGTGGATGAATTTCAAGATTATGCTCTATGTACTGCTTTGCCATCTAGTATCAGGAGTCTCAGTATTAGATGTTTAACTGTATGTGAAGATATCAGTGATAAACACAGAAATAGAATAATGGGATGGTTATtaagaatttttaaatcgCACAACTATACAGGCGATACTGAGATAACTAACTCATTGATTACCTTGTTACGTTGTATTATATCCAAAAACCCAGCATCACATACCAAAACACTTTGGATGCTCGCTAAAGTCTTGATTGATTCTTCAACCATGTCGCAGGTCTTGGATGATTCAAAAGCGGGTATTATCTGGATATTGGGtgaatttttgtttgtaaaATATGAGATTGGTGCAGAAGTTTTACGCCATTTATTGCCTATATTTGCTGGACAATCCGTTACTGTAAAGTTGCaaatattgaatttttcCTCTAAACTTTTGTGCTATGATATTGATCGCCAAAAACTTCTTTCTCCTGATATTGATTATGATTTCGAACAGTctgttttttcaaaaatgttTGAAGCTTTAGTAGATTTAGCCAAATTTGATGATGACTATGACATAAGAGACAGAACAAGAACATATTATTCATTGTTTCATAAATTTGATTATCAAATTGCCACGTTGTTATTGCAAGCTCCGAAACAACAACCAAAAATCTTGGAGgatatttctttaattagTTTGGAAACAAAAAGTTTCCAAAAGAGCGAGTGCTGGGCTTATGAAgatattaatgaaaataacaacGGGTCATTTTTGAGAGACAAGGAAGAACCGATTAAAGATTATTCCAGATCGAGAAGGGGTATTTCTTCGaatgattattttgtttcGAAATCGAAAGAATTTGAAAGAAATCCTGAGAGAGGGGCAAACACAAACACAAATACAAGAATAAAGAATCAAAATGGCAACTATAATTCATCTAGATCGAAAGTATCATATAAATTGAAGAGTTTAGACGAGTTTTTTGCTGATATTCCAACTACAAAACCCAAATCGAAAAGAAGGATAATTATTCAGGAAGAATCATCCTCAagtgaagaaaaagaggatgaagaagatgaagatgacaataataaagatattgatTATGACGACGACGACGACGACgacgaagaagaagaagaagaagaagaagaagaagaaagtgAATCCGATAACGAGAATGAGGACTACAACAATGAACATAATAGTGGCGAGGTTACTGACACCGATTACGCGGTAAGAAATGCCAATAAAGACGGAAATATTGCCCAGACATATagtgaaataaataactgA
- the HSH155 gene encoding U2 snRNP complex subunit HSH155 (similar to Saccharomyces cerevisiae YMR288W | HSH155 | Human Sap Homolog), whose protein sequence is MSLIQKNESKNESKSAKNLLSQSFNIATEAKNQILLAENAKRKDEPQNLEQSTFKRNLDVAASRLGIKRKNNEGSDPATTDTNKKPKIENDKNGYHILSKSNSKITKKTINENVILEVPGIKDLQYFKASDKQFFGELLFKRTDKVEKSESDKKLYKVLKCLLRIKNGLPSSRKVAMKSLVDHAEILGPKLIFERLLPIILEKTLENQERFVLLKTLDKLLYKLQKNSKPFIGTILMVISPLLFSDDPVSKKVGEDVTTTLAHSVGAANMITTIRYSVDDQDDYIRNVTARILALTAKSLGPGNLLPFINAVCHSRKKWEARHTGIRSVQQLANLMGSSLLPYLNILIDCIKDGLDDEAIQVRMITVSCITALATASRPYGFGSFEPVLEELWKGAKSHRGKMLTFFLRAMAALVPLMDKEYASYYSREIMRIVQREIASPDDEMKKTVLLTIQRCVETEGAVTITFLKEELVPSFFKYYWNRRIALDIGISKMVGFTTVLLAKKMGPALVLQNIISRLKDSSEPLRVMTVQSIDNIFKEVENFERISTSLETQIVDGLLIAFQEQSSDTMVFVRAFSTVASYLGERMEQYLPPIISTILHRMKNKSSVVRKLSADLCCELVPVCKKCGQEELLLKLNVIYYESLGESYPEVLGSVLKVLNGIVSSTQDLTHLQPPISQLLPTLTPILKNSNVIVSDTLLKLISNIAQRAADYIPPKEWMRICFEILEILKSPNRNVRIQANETFGFIAESIGPQDILVSLLNNLKVQERQLRVSTSVAIGIIAKKCGPYTVIPALMNEYKTPDTNVQNGILKALAFLFEYIGELGCPYIYLISPILQDALTDRDLVHRQTAATILKNISLTCHSNGKEDCFIHLLNLLLPNIFETSPHAIIRIKEALDAVRIAVGPGVFMNYIWAGMFHSSRKVRKAFWSIYNNAYVQQCDSMVPYYLDIKGYEVEELNYVL, encoded by the coding sequence ATGTCacttatacaaaaaaatgaaagcaAAAATGAATCTAAAAGTGCAAAAAACCTCCTCTCTCAATCTTTCAACATAGCTACAGAAGCTAAAAACCAAATTTTATTGGCAGAAAATGCAAAACGAAAAGATGAACCTCAGAACTTAGAACAGTCGACATTCAAAAGAAACTTGGATGTCGCTGCTAGTAGATTGGGGATCAAacgtaaaaataatgaaggTTCAGATCCTGCCACCACAGACACCAATAAAAAGCCGAAAATAGAGAACGATAAAAATGGTTATCATATTCTTTCCAAGAGCAATAgtaaaattacaaaaaaaactataaatgaaaatgtaATATTGGAAGTTCCTGGCATAAAAGATTTACAATATTTTAAGGCATCTgacaaacaattttttggagagctattatttaaaagaacaGACAAAGTTGAAAAGAGCGAATctgataaaaaattatacaaagTGTTGAAATGTTTATTACGCATAAAGAATGGGCTTCCCTCAAGTAGGAAAGTTGCAATGAAATCATTGGTAGATCATGCAGAAATCTTAGGACCTAAACTTATTTTCGAAAGACTTTTGCCAAttatattagaaaaaacatTGGAAAACCAGGAAAGGTTCGTGTTGCTTAAAACTTTAGATAAGTTGCTTTATAAActccaaaaaaattcaaaaccATTTATTGGAACCATACTAATGGTAATATCGCCTTTACTTTTCAGTGACGATCCTGTTTCCAAAAAGGTTGGAGAAGACGTGACAACAACTTTAGCTCATTCAGTAGGTGCAGCAAACATGATCACTACCATTAGATACAGTGTAGATGACCAAGATGATTATATACGAAACGTGACAGCCAGGATTTTAGCTTTAACTGCAAAGTCATTGGGGCCAGGTAATCTGCTTCCGTTCATTAACGCTGTATGTCACAGCAGAAAAAAGTGGGAGGCAAGACACACGGGTATCAGATCAGTCCAACAGTTGGCTAATTTGATGGGGAGTTCCTTGTTACCCTATTTAAACATTCTTATTGACTGTATCAAGGACGGGTTAGATGACGAAGCTATTCAGGTGAGAATGATCACCGTAAGCTGCATAACTGCCCTTGCCACTGCATCTAGACCCTACGGGTTTGGAAGTTTTGAACCGGTTTTAGAGGAGTTATGGAAGGGTGCAAAATCTCATAGGGGCAAAATGTTAACCTTCTTTTTAAGAGCTATGGCTGCTTTGGTGCCACTTATGGATAAAGAATACGCGAGTTATTATTCGCGAGAAATAATGCGTATTGTCCAAAGGGAAATCGCATCTCCAGATGacgaaatgaaaaaaacgGTTTTATTAACTATACAACGATGTGTTGAAACTGAAGGTGCTGTCACTATTACGTTCTTAAAGGAAGAGCTTGTCCCcagttttttcaaatattacTGGAATCGTCGTATTGCCCTAGACATTGGTATCAGCAAGATGGTAGGGTTTACTACTGTCCTTTTGGCCAAGAAAATGGGTCCAGCCCTTGTGcttcaaaatattatatccCGTTTAAAAGATTCATCAGAACCCTTGCGAGTAATGACAGTTCAATCGATAGACAACATTTTCAAGGAAGTTGAGAATTTCGAAAGAATCAGTACCTCTTTAGAGACTCAGATTGTGGATGGTCTTTTAATTGCATTTCAAGAACAATCTAGCGACACAATGGTTTTTGTGCGTGCGTTTTCAACAGTTGCTTCATATTTGGGAGAAAGAATGGAACAATACCTACCACCAATTATAAGCACCATATTGCACAGGATGAAGAATAAAAGTTCTGTGGTCCGTAAACTTTCTGCAGACCTATGTTGCGAATTAGTACCTGTTTGTAAGAAATGTGGCCAAGAAGAACTATTGTTGAAATTGAATGTCATCTATTATGAGTCTTTAGGGGAAAGCTACCCTGAAGTGTTGGGTTCCGTGCTAAAAGTGTTGAATGGAATAGTTTCCTCCACTCAGGATTTAACTCATCTACAACCTCCCATATCCCAACTTTTACCAACATTGACTccaattttgaaaaactcAAATGTGATAGTTAGCGATAcccttttaaaattaatcagTAATATAGCGCAACGAGCAGCCGATTATATACCTCCAAAGGAATGGATGAGGAtttgttttgaaatattagaaatattGAAGAGTCCTAACAGAAATGTCAGAATACAAGCTAATGAAACATTTGGCTTTATAGCAGAATCAATCGGTCCTCAGGATATATTGGTATCCTTATTAAACAATTTGAAAGTTCAGGAGCGTCAATTGCGTGTGTCAACTTCTGTGGCTATTGGCATTATTGCAAAGAAATGTGGACCATACACTGTTATCCCAGCATTAATGAATGAATACAAAACACCAGATACCAACGTTCAAAATGGTATTCTAAAGGCACTTGCATTTCTATTTGAATACATTGGAGAGTTGGGTTGtccttatatatatttaatttcacCCATCTTGCAAGATGCATTGACAGATCGTGATTTAGTTCACCGTCaaacagcagcaacaattttaaaaaatatttcattaACCTGTCATAGTAATGGTAAAGAAGATTGTTTTATAcatttattgaatttacTATTACCAAACATCTTCGAAACGTCACCACAtgctattattagaataaaGGAAGCGTTAGACGCTGTGAGAATTGCAGTTGGCCCCGGTGTCTTTATGAATTATATCTGGGCTGGGATGTTCCATTCTTCAAGAAAAGTTAGAAAGGCCTTTTGGAgcatttataataatgcGTATGTTCAGCAATGTGACTCTATGGTACCATATTATTTAGACATTAAAGGATATGAAGTTGAAGAACTGAATTATGTATTGTAA